A genome region from Clupea harengus chromosome 7, Ch_v2.0.2, whole genome shotgun sequence includes the following:
- the kdm2ba gene encoding lysine (K)-specific demethylase 2Ba isoform X2 has product MAMSLSADDEDYDSDSTEQQRPPNRPKPKMATPASASLSTPGSTGVKLPSNRSASGARRRRTRCRKCEACVRTECGECHFCKDMKKFGGPGRMKQSCIMRQCIAPVLPHTAVCVVCGEAGKEDTLDEEEEKFNAMLMECSICNEIVHPNCLKVKDVAGVVNDELPNCWECPKCNYAGKTGKQKRGPGFKYASNLPGSLLREQRLGREARDDGDQTPSASSTGGGVGVALGATGLSPAGALGGASCTATISSSSSSSLSLKRKSEREDAPRPRTDESSGPHTGRLPPLLTPSGLPRPRPEIPAFLRKKRKLFEDDDEEEQQEDANARRKKKTWRDDPLIPRLSQVKKEDEEDEDEEEEEEEHSEREQEDEEDDDKLTVKRLSRTDEGRRNRLKEEEDEGEEEDEEQDEEEERSSRRSERSPGPLRATPASLESDQSLGSSPRAGPSSEGGGSGDGGPERTPPTRTSRVSAHPHPHPHSQPQAQAQPHPGQPQSRRRRRLPNRELSSELSKELNLEIQRTEDTLANENRQPLRGDPGDGPDNEDEASENEEPKRPYRNGTGGNLLGGLRDGRAGDLDRVGGGGGGERPHLRAREMNGTPWELRHFYGPPQITPLGFNRSSPAVRPPPPRSPPKCVQMERHVIRPPPISPPPERLPLADGHSHVAQREAWLAIFSHMTHQDLCVCMRVCKTWNRWCCDKRLWTRIDLNRCKSITPLMLSGIVRRQPATLDLSWTNISKKQLSWLINRLPGLRVLLLSGCSWVAVSALCTSSCPLLRTLDVQWVEGLKDAQMRDLLSPPTDNRPGQMDTRSKLRNIVDLRLAGLDITDSSLRLIIKNMPLLSRLDLSYCNHINDQSINLLTAAGTTTRDSLTEVNLSVCNRVTDQSLTYFKRCGSICRIDLRFCKQVTRQACERFIAEMSVSVPFGLREDKLLQKLS; this is encoded by the exons ATGGCTATGTCACTGAGCGCGGACGATGAGGATTACGACTCCGACAGCACAGAGCAG CAGCGCCCTCCTAATCGGCCTAAACCCAAGATGGCCACGCCGGCATCCGCCTCGCTCTCCACGCCGGGGTCAACGGGGGTCAAACTGCCGTCCAATCGCAGTGCCTCGGGCGCCCGGCGGAGACGCACGCGCTGCAGGAAGTGCGAGGCATGCGTGCGGACGGAGTGTGGCGAGTGCCACTTTTGCAAGGACATGAAGAAGTTCGGCGGTCCGGGACGCATGAAGCAGTCATGCATCATGAGGCAGTGCATTGCG CCGGTCCTGCCTCACACGgcggtgtgtgtagtgtgcggGGAGGCGGGGAAGGAGGACACgctggacgaggaggaggagaagtttAACGCCATGCTCATGGAGTGCTCCATTTGCAACGAGATCGTTCACCCCAACTGCCTGAAG GTGAAGGACGTGGCCGGAGTGGTGAACGACGAGCTACCCAACTGCTGGGAATGCCCTAAATGCAATTACGCCGGAAAAACGGGAAAA CAAAAACGGGGACCAGGGTTCAAATACGCGTCCAACCTGCCTGGATCGCTGCTGCGGGAGCAGAGGCTAGGCCGTGAGGCGCGGGACGACGGGGACCAGACgccctctgcctcctccaccGGAGGCGGTGTCGGAGTTGCCCTCGGAGCCACCGGGCTCTCCCCTGCAGGAGCTCTGGGTGGAGCGTCCTGCACcgccaccatctcctcctcttcctcctcctccctgagcctgaagaggaagagcgagcgagaggaCGCGCCCAGGCCCCGAACGGACGAGTCCTCGGGCCCACACACGGGCCGCCTGCCCCCGCTGCTCACGCCCAGCGGCCTGCCCCGTCCGCGGCCCGAGATCCCGGCcttcctcaggaagaagaggaagctgtTTGAAGATGACGAcgaagaggagcagcaggaaGATGCCAACGCCAGGAGGAAG AAGAAAACCTGGCGTGATGATCCCCTGATCCCCAGACTCTCTCAGGTCAAGAAAGAGGACGAGGAAGACGAAgacgaagaagaggaggaggaagaacactccgagagagagcaagaggacgAAGAGGACGACGACAAACTCACAGTGAAACGTTTGTCCAGAACAGACGAGGGCCGGCGCAAtaggctgaaggaggaggaagacgaaggagaggaggaggacgaggagcaggacgaggaggaagagcgGAGCAGCCGCCGGAGCGAGCGCAGCCCCGGACCCCTGCGAGCCACGCCCGCCTCTCTGGAGAGCGACCAATCGCTGGGCAGCTCCCCGCGGGCGGGGCCCAGCAGTGAGGGGGGCGGAAGCGGGGACGGCGGCCCAGAGAGGACCCCTCCGACCCGCACGTCGCGGGTGTCTGCGCACCCTCACCCGCACCCCCACTCCCAaccccaggcccaggcccagccTCACCCCGGCCAGCCACAGTCCAGAAGGAGGCGGAGGCTGCCTAACCGTGAGCTGAGCAGCGAGCTGAGCAAAGAGCTGAACCTGGAGATCCAGCGCACGGAGGACACGCTGGCCAACGAGAACCGCCAGCCGCTGCGGGGCGACCCGGGCGACGGGCCCGACAACGAGGACGAGGCCAGCGAGAACGAAGAGCCCAAGCGGCCCTACCGCAACGGGACTGGCGGCAACCTACTGGGCGGCCTAAGAGACGGACGTGCCGGGGATCTGGATAGAGTGGGTGGGGgcggaggaggggagaggccgCACCTGCGCGCTCGGGAGATGAACGGCACGCCGTGGGAGCTGCGCCACTTCTACGGCCCACCGCAGATCACGCCGCTGGGCTTCAACCGCAGCTCGCCTGCCGTGAGGCCACCGCCGCCGCGCTCGCCGCCCAAGTGTGTGCAGATGGAGCGGCACGTCATCCGGCCGCCACCCATCAGCCCCCCGCCCGAGCGCCTGCCACTAGCAGACGGACACAGCCACGTGGCACAGCGCGAGGCCTGGTTGGCCATCTTCAGTCACATGACACATCAGGATCTGTGCGTCTGCATGCGCGTGTGCAAGACATGGAACCGTTG gtgctGTGATAAGAGGCTGTGGACACGTATCGATCTGAACCGCTGCAAGTCCATCACTCCTCTGATGCTGAGCGGAATTGTACGCCGACAGCCTGCCACTCTGGACCTTAGCTGGACCAACATCTCCAAGAAACAACTCAGCTGGCTTATCAACAGGCTACCAG gtctGAGGGTGCTGCTCCTGTCGGGCTGCTCATGGGTGGCTGTATCGGCTCTTTgcacctcctcctgtcctctgctCAGGACTCTGGACGTCCAGTGGGTGGAGGGCCTGAAGGACGCCCAGATGAGAGACCTGCTCTCCCCTCCCACCGACAACCGCCCAG GTCAGATGGACACGCGCAGTAAGCTGAGGAACATTGTGGACCTGCGTCTGGCGGGTCTAGACATCACAGACAGCTCCCTGAGGCTCATCATCAAGAACATGCCCCTGCTGTCACGACTGGACCTCAGCTACTGCAACCACATCAATGACCAGTCCATCAACCTATTGACCGCCGCCGGCACCACTACCAGAGACTCCCTCACCGAGGTCAACCTGTCTG TGTGTAACCGAGTGACAGACCAGTCGCTGACTTACTTCAAGCGCTGTGGCAGCATCTGCCGGATCGACCTTCGATTCTGCAAGCAAGTGACAAGACAGGCGTGCGAGCGCTTCATCGCCGAGATGTCAGTCAGCGTGCCGTTCGGCCTGCGCGAGGACAAGCTGCTGCAGAAGCTCAGCTAG
- the kdm2ba gene encoding lysine (K)-specific demethylase 2Ba isoform X1, with amino-acid sequence MAMSLSADDEDYDSDSTEQQRPPNRPKPKMATPASASLSTPGSTGVKLPSNRSASGARRRRTRCRKCEACVRTECGECHFCKDMKKFGGPGRMKQSCIMRQCIAPVLPHTAVCVVCGEAGKEDTLDEEEEKFNAMLMECSICNEIVHPNCLKVKDVAGVVNDELPNCWECPKCNYAGKTGKVVKQKRGPGFKYASNLPGSLLREQRLGREARDDGDQTPSASSTGGGVGVALGATGLSPAGALGGASCTATISSSSSSSLSLKRKSEREDAPRPRTDESSGPHTGRLPPLLTPSGLPRPRPEIPAFLRKKRKLFEDDDEEEQQEDANARRKKKTWRDDPLIPRLSQVKKEDEEDEDEEEEEEEHSEREQEDEEDDDKLTVKRLSRTDEGRRNRLKEEEDEGEEEDEEQDEEEERSSRRSERSPGPLRATPASLESDQSLGSSPRAGPSSEGGGSGDGGPERTPPTRTSRVSAHPHPHPHSQPQAQAQPHPGQPQSRRRRRLPNRELSSELSKELNLEIQRTEDTLANENRQPLRGDPGDGPDNEDEASENEEPKRPYRNGTGGNLLGGLRDGRAGDLDRVGGGGGGERPHLRAREMNGTPWELRHFYGPPQITPLGFNRSSPAVRPPPPRSPPKCVQMERHVIRPPPISPPPERLPLADGHSHVAQREAWLAIFSHMTHQDLCVCMRVCKTWNRWCCDKRLWTRIDLNRCKSITPLMLSGIVRRQPATLDLSWTNISKKQLSWLINRLPGLRVLLLSGCSWVAVSALCTSSCPLLRTLDVQWVEGLKDAQMRDLLSPPTDNRPGQMDTRSKLRNIVDLRLAGLDITDSSLRLIIKNMPLLSRLDLSYCNHINDQSINLLTAAGTTTRDSLTEVNLSVCNRVTDQSLTYFKRCGSICRIDLRFCKQVTRQACERFIAEMSVSVPFGLREDKLLQKLS; translated from the exons ATGGCTATGTCACTGAGCGCGGACGATGAGGATTACGACTCCGACAGCACAGAGCAG CAGCGCCCTCCTAATCGGCCTAAACCCAAGATGGCCACGCCGGCATCCGCCTCGCTCTCCACGCCGGGGTCAACGGGGGTCAAACTGCCGTCCAATCGCAGTGCCTCGGGCGCCCGGCGGAGACGCACGCGCTGCAGGAAGTGCGAGGCATGCGTGCGGACGGAGTGTGGCGAGTGCCACTTTTGCAAGGACATGAAGAAGTTCGGCGGTCCGGGACGCATGAAGCAGTCATGCATCATGAGGCAGTGCATTGCG CCGGTCCTGCCTCACACGgcggtgtgtgtagtgtgcggGGAGGCGGGGAAGGAGGACACgctggacgaggaggaggagaagtttAACGCCATGCTCATGGAGTGCTCCATTTGCAACGAGATCGTTCACCCCAACTGCCTGAAG GTGAAGGACGTGGCCGGAGTGGTGAACGACGAGCTACCCAACTGCTGGGAATGCCCTAAATGCAATTACGCCGGAAAAACGGGAAAA GTCGTCAAGCAAAAACGGGGACCAGGGTTCAAATACGCGTCCAACCTGCCTGGATCGCTGCTGCGGGAGCAGAGGCTAGGCCGTGAGGCGCGGGACGACGGGGACCAGACgccctctgcctcctccaccGGAGGCGGTGTCGGAGTTGCCCTCGGAGCCACCGGGCTCTCCCCTGCAGGAGCTCTGGGTGGAGCGTCCTGCACcgccaccatctcctcctcttcctcctcctccctgagcctgaagaggaagagcgagcgagaggaCGCGCCCAGGCCCCGAACGGACGAGTCCTCGGGCCCACACACGGGCCGCCTGCCCCCGCTGCTCACGCCCAGCGGCCTGCCCCGTCCGCGGCCCGAGATCCCGGCcttcctcaggaagaagaggaagctgtTTGAAGATGACGAcgaagaggagcagcaggaaGATGCCAACGCCAGGAGGAAG AAGAAAACCTGGCGTGATGATCCCCTGATCCCCAGACTCTCTCAGGTCAAGAAAGAGGACGAGGAAGACGAAgacgaagaagaggaggaggaagaacactccgagagagagcaagaggacgAAGAGGACGACGACAAACTCACAGTGAAACGTTTGTCCAGAACAGACGAGGGCCGGCGCAAtaggctgaaggaggaggaagacgaaggagaggaggaggacgaggagcaggacgaggaggaagagcgGAGCAGCCGCCGGAGCGAGCGCAGCCCCGGACCCCTGCGAGCCACGCCCGCCTCTCTGGAGAGCGACCAATCGCTGGGCAGCTCCCCGCGGGCGGGGCCCAGCAGTGAGGGGGGCGGAAGCGGGGACGGCGGCCCAGAGAGGACCCCTCCGACCCGCACGTCGCGGGTGTCTGCGCACCCTCACCCGCACCCCCACTCCCAaccccaggcccaggcccagccTCACCCCGGCCAGCCACAGTCCAGAAGGAGGCGGAGGCTGCCTAACCGTGAGCTGAGCAGCGAGCTGAGCAAAGAGCTGAACCTGGAGATCCAGCGCACGGAGGACACGCTGGCCAACGAGAACCGCCAGCCGCTGCGGGGCGACCCGGGCGACGGGCCCGACAACGAGGACGAGGCCAGCGAGAACGAAGAGCCCAAGCGGCCCTACCGCAACGGGACTGGCGGCAACCTACTGGGCGGCCTAAGAGACGGACGTGCCGGGGATCTGGATAGAGTGGGTGGGGgcggaggaggggagaggccgCACCTGCGCGCTCGGGAGATGAACGGCACGCCGTGGGAGCTGCGCCACTTCTACGGCCCACCGCAGATCACGCCGCTGGGCTTCAACCGCAGCTCGCCTGCCGTGAGGCCACCGCCGCCGCGCTCGCCGCCCAAGTGTGTGCAGATGGAGCGGCACGTCATCCGGCCGCCACCCATCAGCCCCCCGCCCGAGCGCCTGCCACTAGCAGACGGACACAGCCACGTGGCACAGCGCGAGGCCTGGTTGGCCATCTTCAGTCACATGACACATCAGGATCTGTGCGTCTGCATGCGCGTGTGCAAGACATGGAACCGTTG gtgctGTGATAAGAGGCTGTGGACACGTATCGATCTGAACCGCTGCAAGTCCATCACTCCTCTGATGCTGAGCGGAATTGTACGCCGACAGCCTGCCACTCTGGACCTTAGCTGGACCAACATCTCCAAGAAACAACTCAGCTGGCTTATCAACAGGCTACCAG gtctGAGGGTGCTGCTCCTGTCGGGCTGCTCATGGGTGGCTGTATCGGCTCTTTgcacctcctcctgtcctctgctCAGGACTCTGGACGTCCAGTGGGTGGAGGGCCTGAAGGACGCCCAGATGAGAGACCTGCTCTCCCCTCCCACCGACAACCGCCCAG GTCAGATGGACACGCGCAGTAAGCTGAGGAACATTGTGGACCTGCGTCTGGCGGGTCTAGACATCACAGACAGCTCCCTGAGGCTCATCATCAAGAACATGCCCCTGCTGTCACGACTGGACCTCAGCTACTGCAACCACATCAATGACCAGTCCATCAACCTATTGACCGCCGCCGGCACCACTACCAGAGACTCCCTCACCGAGGTCAACCTGTCTG TGTGTAACCGAGTGACAGACCAGTCGCTGACTTACTTCAAGCGCTGTGGCAGCATCTGCCGGATCGACCTTCGATTCTGCAAGCAAGTGACAAGACAGGCGTGCGAGCGCTTCATCGCCGAGATGTCAGTCAGCGTGCCGTTCGGCCTGCGCGAGGACAAGCTGCTGCAGAAGCTCAGCTAG
- the kdm2ba gene encoding lysine (K)-specific demethylase 2Ba isoform X3, translating into MATPASASLSTPGSTGVKLPSNRSASGARRRRTRCRKCEACVRTECGECHFCKDMKKFGGPGRMKQSCIMRQCIAPVLPHTAVCVVCGEAGKEDTLDEEEEKFNAMLMECSICNEIVHPNCLKVKDVAGVVNDELPNCWECPKCNYAGKTGKVVKQKRGPGFKYASNLPGSLLREQRLGREARDDGDQTPSASSTGGGVGVALGATGLSPAGALGGASCTATISSSSSSSLSLKRKSEREDAPRPRTDESSGPHTGRLPPLLTPSGLPRPRPEIPAFLRKKRKLFEDDDEEEQQEDANARRKKKTWRDDPLIPRLSQVKKEDEEDEDEEEEEEEHSEREQEDEEDDDKLTVKRLSRTDEGRRNRLKEEEDEGEEEDEEQDEEEERSSRRSERSPGPLRATPASLESDQSLGSSPRAGPSSEGGGSGDGGPERTPPTRTSRVSAHPHPHPHSQPQAQAQPHPGQPQSRRRRRLPNRELSSELSKELNLEIQRTEDTLANENRQPLRGDPGDGPDNEDEASENEEPKRPYRNGTGGNLLGGLRDGRAGDLDRVGGGGGGERPHLRAREMNGTPWELRHFYGPPQITPLGFNRSSPAVRPPPPRSPPKCVQMERHVIRPPPISPPPERLPLADGHSHVAQREAWLAIFSHMTHQDLCVCMRVCKTWNRWCCDKRLWTRIDLNRCKSITPLMLSGIVRRQPATLDLSWTNISKKQLSWLINRLPGLRVLLLSGCSWVAVSALCTSSCPLLRTLDVQWVEGLKDAQMRDLLSPPTDNRPGQMDTRSKLRNIVDLRLAGLDITDSSLRLIIKNMPLLSRLDLSYCNHINDQSINLLTAAGTTTRDSLTEVNLSVCNRVTDQSLTYFKRCGSICRIDLRFCKQVTRQACERFIAEMSVSVPFGLREDKLLQKLS; encoded by the exons ATGGCCACGCCGGCATCCGCCTCGCTCTCCACGCCGGGGTCAACGGGGGTCAAACTGCCGTCCAATCGCAGTGCCTCGGGCGCCCGGCGGAGACGCACGCGCTGCAGGAAGTGCGAGGCATGCGTGCGGACGGAGTGTGGCGAGTGCCACTTTTGCAAGGACATGAAGAAGTTCGGCGGTCCGGGACGCATGAAGCAGTCATGCATCATGAGGCAGTGCATTGCG CCGGTCCTGCCTCACACGgcggtgtgtgtagtgtgcggGGAGGCGGGGAAGGAGGACACgctggacgaggaggaggagaagtttAACGCCATGCTCATGGAGTGCTCCATTTGCAACGAGATCGTTCACCCCAACTGCCTGAAG GTGAAGGACGTGGCCGGAGTGGTGAACGACGAGCTACCCAACTGCTGGGAATGCCCTAAATGCAATTACGCCGGAAAAACGGGAAAA GTCGTCAAGCAAAAACGGGGACCAGGGTTCAAATACGCGTCCAACCTGCCTGGATCGCTGCTGCGGGAGCAGAGGCTAGGCCGTGAGGCGCGGGACGACGGGGACCAGACgccctctgcctcctccaccGGAGGCGGTGTCGGAGTTGCCCTCGGAGCCACCGGGCTCTCCCCTGCAGGAGCTCTGGGTGGAGCGTCCTGCACcgccaccatctcctcctcttcctcctcctccctgagcctgaagaggaagagcgagcgagaggaCGCGCCCAGGCCCCGAACGGACGAGTCCTCGGGCCCACACACGGGCCGCCTGCCCCCGCTGCTCACGCCCAGCGGCCTGCCCCGTCCGCGGCCCGAGATCCCGGCcttcctcaggaagaagaggaagctgtTTGAAGATGACGAcgaagaggagcagcaggaaGATGCCAACGCCAGGAGGAAG AAGAAAACCTGGCGTGATGATCCCCTGATCCCCAGACTCTCTCAGGTCAAGAAAGAGGACGAGGAAGACGAAgacgaagaagaggaggaggaagaacactccgagagagagcaagaggacgAAGAGGACGACGACAAACTCACAGTGAAACGTTTGTCCAGAACAGACGAGGGCCGGCGCAAtaggctgaaggaggaggaagacgaaggagaggaggaggacgaggagcaggacgaggaggaagagcgGAGCAGCCGCCGGAGCGAGCGCAGCCCCGGACCCCTGCGAGCCACGCCCGCCTCTCTGGAGAGCGACCAATCGCTGGGCAGCTCCCCGCGGGCGGGGCCCAGCAGTGAGGGGGGCGGAAGCGGGGACGGCGGCCCAGAGAGGACCCCTCCGACCCGCACGTCGCGGGTGTCTGCGCACCCTCACCCGCACCCCCACTCCCAaccccaggcccaggcccagccTCACCCCGGCCAGCCACAGTCCAGAAGGAGGCGGAGGCTGCCTAACCGTGAGCTGAGCAGCGAGCTGAGCAAAGAGCTGAACCTGGAGATCCAGCGCACGGAGGACACGCTGGCCAACGAGAACCGCCAGCCGCTGCGGGGCGACCCGGGCGACGGGCCCGACAACGAGGACGAGGCCAGCGAGAACGAAGAGCCCAAGCGGCCCTACCGCAACGGGACTGGCGGCAACCTACTGGGCGGCCTAAGAGACGGACGTGCCGGGGATCTGGATAGAGTGGGTGGGGgcggaggaggggagaggccgCACCTGCGCGCTCGGGAGATGAACGGCACGCCGTGGGAGCTGCGCCACTTCTACGGCCCACCGCAGATCACGCCGCTGGGCTTCAACCGCAGCTCGCCTGCCGTGAGGCCACCGCCGCCGCGCTCGCCGCCCAAGTGTGTGCAGATGGAGCGGCACGTCATCCGGCCGCCACCCATCAGCCCCCCGCCCGAGCGCCTGCCACTAGCAGACGGACACAGCCACGTGGCACAGCGCGAGGCCTGGTTGGCCATCTTCAGTCACATGACACATCAGGATCTGTGCGTCTGCATGCGCGTGTGCAAGACATGGAACCGTTG gtgctGTGATAAGAGGCTGTGGACACGTATCGATCTGAACCGCTGCAAGTCCATCACTCCTCTGATGCTGAGCGGAATTGTACGCCGACAGCCTGCCACTCTGGACCTTAGCTGGACCAACATCTCCAAGAAACAACTCAGCTGGCTTATCAACAGGCTACCAG gtctGAGGGTGCTGCTCCTGTCGGGCTGCTCATGGGTGGCTGTATCGGCTCTTTgcacctcctcctgtcctctgctCAGGACTCTGGACGTCCAGTGGGTGGAGGGCCTGAAGGACGCCCAGATGAGAGACCTGCTCTCCCCTCCCACCGACAACCGCCCAG GTCAGATGGACACGCGCAGTAAGCTGAGGAACATTGTGGACCTGCGTCTGGCGGGTCTAGACATCACAGACAGCTCCCTGAGGCTCATCATCAAGAACATGCCCCTGCTGTCACGACTGGACCTCAGCTACTGCAACCACATCAATGACCAGTCCATCAACCTATTGACCGCCGCCGGCACCACTACCAGAGACTCCCTCACCGAGGTCAACCTGTCTG TGTGTAACCGAGTGACAGACCAGTCGCTGACTTACTTCAAGCGCTGTGGCAGCATCTGCCGGATCGACCTTCGATTCTGCAAGCAAGTGACAAGACAGGCGTGCGAGCGCTTCATCGCCGAGATGTCAGTCAGCGTGCCGTTCGGCCTGCGCGAGGACAAGCTGCTGCAGAAGCTCAGCTAG